One genomic segment of Stenotrophomonas sp. 704A1 includes these proteins:
- a CDS encoding TonB-dependent receptor has translation MSKLTLGLVAALAAAPAFAQSTSAGVGGQVVSRAGQPVAGAEVTITHTESGTVSRATTDAAGRYNARGLRVGGPYSITITKPGEGTKTEDGVYLGVNQTGTINATLAGDLAATNLDTVQVTAVGGGSEVFSATKMGSGTNISQQQIEVAPSIGGNIQDLMRLDPRVTFIDRASGSISAGGQNPRFNSISIDGVSASDTFGLEGNNMPTRRQPVAMEAIEALDINLSNYDVSIAAAAGATVNAVTKSGTNEFHGSVYGTYRDGDWFGDNPEGQPFNGFTKEKTYGMTVGGPIVKDKLFFFANYEKFEQSAPGADLATTPLGKANGQFTLADVTRAQQIAQGYGIDAGGIESNGDTSMEEYALKLDWNISDNHRANIRYSKIDQSKLRINGMTTSSASLNSYWYQHDKTNESYVAQLFSDWTDNFSTEFKASYREFSAIRAVSTNAPSVRIYFDGTTAAPSGDSLYLGTEVNSQDNILETKAWNYYGAGTLTLGDHDVKFGASYDTNDIYNYYGANSWGAYTFYGLDNFAAGRWSTYDYAPERTPGSIPADYKYSNLALFVQDTWYVNSNLTLTLGLRADRPDTSPSPAYNAAASNFFGYNNSKVFESKFLIQPRFGFNYTFDTERPTQLRGGVGLFQGDSPQVWISNSYSATGFNTSVYSLRSNAYTPGLAFNGNKDNQPIPPGAGSNQQNVNFVGNDFKLPSIYKANLAFDHETPWYGIVASAELLVTKVKDGLFYQNLNLGPVQYQGPDGRDMYYAQNKVGAWANGDARVARNTAYNNVYLINNTDKGRTSQFTASLSKPWSDTSDWSWNIGYTYTDATEVGSLTSSTASSGWNYQYAFDANTPVENTSRYQIRDRLSGSLNWKHKFFGDYETKIGLVYEGRSGRPYSYVYVNDANGDGRSANDLFYVPKGPGDVLFGTLAANGQFTANAQMEKDFFAWLAANPDLAKYAGSTPGANQFRTGWINTFDIRISQQLPGFMKGHKSEIWLDIQNVGNMLNKKWGNIYDYGFFADSRVATLQGMYQGKYVYNYRGADTPTVANADADGFDVGVSQWSLQLGFRYQF, from the coding sequence ATGTCCAAGCTTACCCTTGGTCTCGTGGCTGCGCTCGCCGCCGCTCCCGCCTTCGCCCAGAGCACCTCCGCCGGTGTCGGCGGCCAGGTCGTGTCCCGCGCAGGCCAGCCCGTCGCCGGTGCTGAAGTCACCATCACCCACACCGAGTCGGGCACCGTTTCGCGTGCCACCACCGATGCGGCCGGCCGCTACAACGCGCGCGGCCTGCGCGTGGGTGGTCCGTACTCGATCACCATCACCAAGCCCGGTGAAGGCACCAAGACCGAAGATGGCGTCTACCTGGGCGTGAACCAGACCGGCACCATCAATGCCACCCTGGCCGGCGACCTCGCCGCGACCAACCTGGACACCGTGCAGGTCACCGCTGTCGGCGGCGGCTCGGAAGTGTTCAGCGCCACCAAGATGGGCTCGGGCACCAACATCAGCCAGCAGCAGATCGAAGTTGCGCCGTCCATCGGCGGCAACATCCAGGATCTGATGCGCCTGGATCCGCGCGTGACCTTCATCGATCGCGCCTCGGGTTCGATCTCGGCCGGCGGCCAGAACCCGCGCTTCAACTCGATCAGCATCGACGGCGTGTCGGCCAGCGACACCTTCGGCCTGGAAGGCAACAACATGCCGACCCGCCGCCAGCCGGTCGCGATGGAAGCCATCGAAGCGCTGGACATCAACCTGTCCAACTACGACGTCAGCATCGCTGCCGCCGCCGGTGCCACCGTCAACGCGGTGACCAAGTCCGGTACCAATGAATTCCACGGCTCGGTGTACGGCACCTACCGTGACGGCGACTGGTTCGGCGACAACCCGGAAGGCCAGCCGTTCAATGGCTTCACCAAGGAAAAGACCTACGGCATGACCGTCGGTGGTCCGATCGTCAAGGACAAGCTGTTCTTCTTCGCCAACTACGAGAAGTTCGAGCAGTCCGCACCGGGTGCCGACCTGGCGACCACCCCGCTGGGCAAGGCCAATGGCCAGTTCACCCTGGCTGACGTGACCCGTGCGCAGCAGATCGCGCAGGGCTACGGCATCGACGCCGGTGGCATCGAAAGCAACGGCGACACTTCGATGGAAGAGTACGCGCTGAAGCTGGACTGGAACATCAGCGACAACCACCGTGCCAACATCCGCTACAGCAAGATCGACCAGAGCAAGCTGCGCATCAACGGCATGACCACCAGCTCTGCCTCGCTCAACTCGTACTGGTACCAGCACGACAAGACCAACGAGAGCTACGTCGCCCAGCTGTTCAGCGACTGGACCGACAACTTCTCCACCGAGTTCAAGGCCTCGTACCGCGAGTTCTCGGCGATCCGTGCGGTCAGCACCAATGCACCGAGCGTGCGCATCTACTTCGACGGCACCACCGCTGCGCCGTCGGGTGACTCGCTGTACCTGGGTACCGAAGTCAACTCGCAGGACAACATCCTCGAGACCAAGGCGTGGAACTACTACGGCGCCGGCACCCTGACCCTGGGTGACCACGACGTCAAGTTCGGTGCCTCGTACGACACCAACGACATCTACAACTACTACGGTGCCAACTCGTGGGGCGCCTACACCTTCTACGGCCTGGACAACTTCGCCGCCGGCCGCTGGAGCACCTACGACTACGCGCCGGAGCGTACCCCGGGTTCGATTCCGGCTGACTACAAGTACAGCAACCTTGCGCTGTTCGTGCAGGACACCTGGTACGTCAACAGCAACCTGACCCTGACCCTGGGCCTGCGTGCCGACCGTCCGGATACCAGCCCGTCGCCGGCCTACAACGCTGCTGCGTCGAACTTCTTCGGCTACAACAACAGCAAGGTCTTCGAAAGCAAGTTCCTGATCCAGCCGCGCTTCGGCTTCAACTACACCTTCGACACCGAGCGTCCGACCCAGCTGCGTGGTGGCGTGGGCCTGTTCCAGGGTGACTCGCCGCAGGTGTGGATCAGCAACAGCTATTCGGCCACCGGCTTCAACACCAGCGTCTACAGCCTGCGCTCCAACGCCTACACCCCGGGCCTGGCCTTCAATGGCAACAAGGACAACCAGCCGATTCCGCCGGGTGCCGGTTCAAACCAGCAGAACGTCAACTTCGTCGGCAACGACTTCAAGCTGCCGTCGATCTACAAGGCCAATCTGGCCTTCGACCACGAAACGCCGTGGTACGGCATCGTGGCTTCGGCCGAACTGCTGGTCACCAAGGTCAAGGACGGCCTGTTCTACCAGAACCTGAACCTGGGTCCGGTGCAGTACCAGGGTCCGGATGGCCGTGACATGTACTACGCCCAGAACAAGGTCGGTGCGTGGGCCAACGGTGACGCGCGCGTGGCACGCAACACCGCCTACAACAACGTCTACCTGATCAACAACACCGACAAGGGCCGCACTTCGCAGTTCACCGCGTCGCTGTCCAAGCCGTGGAGCGATACCAGCGACTGGTCCTGGAACATCGGTTACACCTACACCGATGCCACCGAAGTCGGCTCGCTGACCAGCTCCACCGCCAGCTCGGGTTGGAACTACCAGTACGCGTTCGACGCCAACACCCCGGTCGAGAACACCTCGCGCTACCAGATCCGCGACCGCCTGTCGGGCTCGCTGAACTGGAAGCACAAGTTCTTCGGTGACTACGAAACCAAGATCGGCCTGGTGTACGAAGGCCGCAGCGGCCGTCCGTACAGCTACGTCTACGTCAACGACGCCAACGGCGACGGCCGCTCGGCCAACGACCTGTTCTACGTGCCGAAGGGCCCGGGCGACGTGCTGTTCGGTACCCTGGCTGCCAATGGCCAGTTCACCGCCAACGCGCAGATGGAAAAGGACTTCTTCGCCTGGCTGGCCGCCAACCCGGATCTGGCCAAGTACGCCGGCAGCACGCCGGGTGCCAACCAGTTCCGTACCGGCTGGATCAACACCTTCGACATCCGCATCAGCCAGCAGCTGCCGGGCTTCATGAAGGGGCACAAGTCGGAGATCTGGCTGGATATCCAGAACGTTGGCAACATGCTGAACAAGAAGTGGGGCAACATCTACGACTACGGCTTCTTCGCCGACAGCCGTGTGGCCACCCTGCAGGGCATGTACCAGGGCAAGTACGTGTACAACTACCGCGGTGCGGATACCCCGACCGTCGCCAACGCCGACGCCGATGGCTTCGACGTGGGCGTGTCGCAGTGGTCGCTGCAGCTGGGCTTCCGCTACCAGTTCTGA
- the ppnN gene encoding nucleotide 5'-monophosphate nucleosidase PpnN: MTTNEKAARTLPVQDARIYPRGGLDVLSRAEVARLRDASGGGMHELLRRCALAVLTSGSASDDPRAARDLYPDFDIQVAQQDRGVRIDLVNAPAMAFVDGEIIRGVAELLFAVVRDLAYMAIEMGPAYAAELESSEGITNAVFGLLRNARILNPGDPNLVVCWGGHSISRDEYLYTKQVGYELGLRGLDICTGCGPGAMKGPMKGATIAHAKQRRSVTRYIGLTEPGIIAAESPNPIVNHLVIMPDIEKRLEAFVRIGHGIIVFAGGVGTAEEILYLLGILLREENKDLPFPLILTGPTVAAPYFEQIDRFIRLTLGDAAAERYEIVIGDPVAVAKKMSAGIKRVREHRLAQKDSFFFNWSIEIPWEYQQPFVPTHEAMAALDLHHGRAPHALAADLRRAFSGIVAGNVKEEGMRRIEESGPFQIHGDPDMMQALDALLRAFVEQRRMKISGEYQPCYQVLA; this comes from the coding sequence ATGACAACGAACGAAAAGGCAGCGCGGACGCTGCCGGTGCAGGACGCGCGGATCTACCCCCGCGGTGGCCTGGATGTGCTGTCGCGGGCCGAAGTGGCGCGCCTGCGCGACGCCTCCGGCGGTGGCATGCACGAGCTGCTGCGCCGCTGCGCGCTGGCGGTGCTGACCAGCGGCAGCGCGTCCGACGATCCGCGCGCGGCGCGCGATCTCTACCCCGATTTCGACATCCAGGTGGCGCAGCAGGATCGCGGCGTGCGCATCGACCTGGTCAATGCCCCGGCGATGGCCTTCGTCGACGGCGAGATCATCCGCGGCGTCGCCGAGCTGCTGTTCGCGGTGGTGCGTGACCTGGCCTACATGGCCATCGAGATGGGCCCGGCCTACGCGGCCGAGCTGGAGTCGTCCGAGGGCATCACCAACGCAGTGTTCGGCCTGCTGCGCAATGCGCGCATCCTCAACCCGGGCGACCCGAACCTGGTGGTGTGCTGGGGCGGCCACTCGATCTCGCGCGACGAGTACCTGTACACCAAGCAGGTCGGCTACGAGCTGGGCCTGCGCGGCCTGGACATCTGCACCGGCTGCGGCCCGGGCGCGATGAAGGGCCCGATGAAGGGGGCCACCATTGCCCACGCCAAGCAGCGCCGCAGCGTGACGCGCTACATCGGCCTGACCGAGCCGGGCATCATCGCCGCCGAGTCGCCGAACCCGATCGTCAACCACCTGGTGATCATGCCGGACATCGAGAAGCGCCTGGAGGCCTTCGTCCGCATCGGTCACGGCATCATCGTGTTCGCCGGTGGCGTCGGTACCGCCGAGGAGATCCTGTACCTGCTCGGCATCCTGCTGCGCGAGGAAAACAAGGACCTGCCGTTCCCGCTGATCCTGACCGGCCCGACCGTGGCCGCGCCGTACTTCGAGCAGATCGACCGCTTCATCCGCCTGACGCTGGGCGATGCGGCCGCCGAGCGCTACGAGATCGTCATCGGCGACCCGGTGGCGGTGGCCAAGAAGATGTCCGCCGGCATCAAGCGCGTGCGCGAGCACCGCCTGGCGCAGAAGGATTCGTTCTTCTTCAACTGGTCCATCGAGATTCCGTGGGAGTACCAGCAGCCGTTCGTGCCCACCCACGAGGCGATGGCCGCGCTGGACCTGCACCACGGACGTGCCCCGCATGCGCTGGCGGCGGATCTGCGGCGCGCCTTCTCCGGCATCGTCGCCGGCAACGTGAAGGAAGAGGGCATGCGCCGCATCGAGGAATCCGGTCCGTTCCAGATCCATGGCGACCCGGACATGATGCAGGCGCTGGATGCGCTGCTGCGCGCCTTCGTCGAGCAGCGCCGGATGAAGATCTCCGGCGAGTACCAGCCCTGCTACCAGGTGCTGGCCTGA
- a CDS encoding GspH/FimT family pseudopilin: protein MSLRRSNGFTLVELMVTIAVVAILSTLAYPSFQSTIRSNRVTTINNEIIGLVNLARSEAVRSNRGGGICGSSDGSTCDGTWSGGMLAFADADRDGQLSSGETVLRYVGGNPKLQISGPSAEIAFDGRGRRVAVADQQIELQPDTCSKGAMNRRTLTVNASGQIRSIKEACE, encoded by the coding sequence ATGTCACTGCGCCGGTCCAACGGCTTCACGCTGGTCGAGTTGATGGTCACGATTGCCGTGGTCGCGATCCTCTCGACGCTTGCCTATCCGAGCTTCCAGAGCACGATCCGTTCCAACCGGGTCACCACGATCAACAACGAGATCATCGGCCTGGTCAACCTCGCGCGCAGCGAGGCGGTCCGCAGCAATCGCGGTGGCGGCATCTGCGGCAGCAGCGATGGCAGCACCTGCGATGGCACCTGGTCCGGGGGCATGCTGGCCTTCGCCGATGCCGACCGTGATGGCCAGCTGTCCTCCGGCGAGACCGTACTGCGTTATGTCGGTGGCAATCCGAAACTCCAGATCAGCGGCCCGTCGGCCGAGATCGCCTTCGACGGCCGCGGCCGCCGCGTGGCCGTCGCCGACCAGCAGATCGAACTGCAGCCGGACACCTGCAGCAAGGGCGCGATGAACCGGCGCACGCTCACCGTCAACGCCTCCGGGCAGATCCGCAGCATCAAGGAAGCGTGCGAATGA
- the pilV gene encoding type IV pilus modification protein PilV gives MKRPLRARQAGGFTLLEVLIAMIVLAFGLLGFALLQTMNVRFVQSANYRTQATTLAYDLTEQMRSNRYQAGWYTSASFAPGSMTAEAVCSRDTGAVTIAQKISRWQCGVVKALGDDAGAEVTYVAGVVNVAITWGDQRWDPDDPDKATTFALATEL, from the coding sequence ATGAAGCGTCCCCTCCGTGCACGCCAGGCTGGCGGCTTCACCCTGCTGGAAGTGCTGATCGCGATGATCGTGCTGGCGTTCGGCCTGCTGGGCTTCGCCCTGCTGCAGACCATGAACGTGCGGTTCGTGCAGAGCGCGAACTATCGCACCCAGGCCACCACCCTGGCCTACGACCTGACCGAGCAGATGCGCAGCAACCGCTACCAGGCCGGCTGGTACACCTCGGCCAGCTTCGCGCCCGGCAGCATGACCGCCGAGGCGGTGTGCAGCCGCGATACCGGTGCGGTCACCATCGCCCAGAAGATCAGCCGTTGGCAGTGCGGGGTGGTCAAGGCGCTGGGTGATGATGCCGGCGCGGAGGTCACCTATGTCGCAGGCGTGGTCAACGTCGCCATTACCTGGGGCGACCAGCGCTGGGATCCGGATGACCCGGACAAGGCCACCACCTTCGCCCTGGCTACGGAGCTGTGA
- a CDS encoding PilW family protein, translating into MPIARRAGMAGLSLVELMVAMAISLILLLGVVQVFSASQAASRLSEGASRVQENGRFALDFLQRDIRMAGHMGCVNDQAHLIKNQGDPVSHLGATLGDGSPLDFGVSIQGYEAPGTAPTDTLTLGGDWAVPEGLPASISGLVPAPAGGSDVLVLRYLAPEGVPVTAIDASSGNSVLDMDSDSVARLTSGGVGDPTLFGLADCGHADVFAGGLSGARVTATGVDLSRYTAQPTGQTMLYRAESMVYYIGLNPDTNEPGLRRARADDSGDYSINEELVEGVESLQLMYGLDTTDDIGLVTPPAGNLTEQGTASQVSTDASASGAAQWLRVGQVQVGLLMRSPNPSSSVKASNGPAALGVTFQPGDSNDGRYRTSYEVTIALRNRLFGN; encoded by the coding sequence ATGCCCATCGCACGTCGCGCCGGCATGGCCGGTCTGTCCCTGGTGGAGCTGATGGTGGCCATGGCCATCAGCCTGATCCTGCTGCTGGGCGTGGTGCAGGTGTTTTCCGCCTCGCAGGCTGCGTCGCGGCTGTCCGAAGGCGCCTCCCGCGTGCAGGAGAACGGCCGCTTCGCGCTGGATTTCCTGCAGCGCGACATCCGCATGGCCGGGCACATGGGCTGCGTCAACGACCAGGCCCACCTGATCAAGAACCAGGGCGATCCGGTCTCCCACCTGGGCGCCACCCTGGGTGACGGCTCGCCGTTGGATTTCGGCGTTTCCATCCAGGGCTATGAGGCGCCGGGAACCGCGCCCACCGATACGTTGACCCTGGGCGGCGACTGGGCCGTGCCCGAGGGCCTGCCGGCCTCGATCTCCGGACTGGTTCCGGCGCCGGCCGGTGGCAGCGACGTGCTGGTGCTGCGCTACCTCGCCCCGGAGGGCGTGCCGGTGACGGCGATCGATGCCTCCAGCGGCAACTCGGTGCTGGACATGGACAGCGACAGCGTTGCACGCCTGACCAGCGGTGGCGTGGGCGATCCGACCCTGTTCGGCCTGGCCGACTGCGGGCATGCCGATGTGTTCGCCGGCGGCCTGAGTGGCGCACGGGTCACCGCCACCGGCGTGGACCTGTCGCGCTACACCGCGCAGCCGACCGGTCAGACCATGCTGTACCGGGCCGAGTCGATGGTCTATTACATCGGGCTCAACCCCGATACCAACGAGCCGGGGCTGCGTCGTGCACGGGCCGACGATTCAGGCGACTACTCCATCAACGAGGAACTGGTGGAAGGGGTCGAGAGCCTGCAGCTGATGTATGGGCTGGATACCACCGACGATATCGGGCTGGTCACACCGCCGGCCGGCAACCTCACCGAGCAGGGCACCGCCAGCCAGGTCAGTACCGATGCCAGCGCCAGCGGCGCGGCGCAATGGCTGCGCGTCGGCCAGGTGCAGGTGGGCCTGCTGATGCGCAGTCCCAATCCGTCTTCTTCGGTCAAGGCCAGCAATGGCCCTGCGGCGCTGGGCGTGACGTTCCAGCCGGGGGACAGCAACGACGGGCGCTATCGCACCAGTTACGAAGTCACCATCGCACTGCGCAACCGACTGTTCGGGAACTGA
- a CDS encoding pilus assembly PilX family protein: protein MNAFPRSFRPAPAPRQQRGAVLYVALIMLILLALLGIAGMQVAGMQEKMASNYRAANRAFQNSEGVVRAAERSVEAIANRTSVGEDSLVQSDTISRACDDGYDPADWAEGREDEASPAVNVRQIDSCVVGESSLAMGAPLDETSPIYQITGFATDDVDAKSSAVVIDTVFKL from the coding sequence ATGAACGCCTTCCCACGCTCCTTCCGTCCTGCCCCAGCGCCTCGTCAGCAGCGTGGTGCGGTGCTGTATGTCGCCCTGATCATGCTGATCCTGCTGGCGCTGCTCGGCATCGCCGGCATGCAGGTCGCTGGCATGCAGGAGAAAATGGCGTCCAACTACCGCGCCGCCAACCGTGCCTTCCAGAACAGTGAAGGCGTCGTGCGCGCCGCCGAGCGCTCGGTCGAGGCGATCGCCAACCGCACGTCAGTGGGCGAAGACAGCCTGGTCCAGTCCGACACCATCTCGCGTGCCTGCGACGATGGCTACGATCCGGCCGACTGGGCCGAAGGGCGCGAGGACGAGGCCTCGCCGGCGGTCAACGTGCGCCAGATCGACAGCTGCGTGGTCGGCGAATCGTCGCTGGCCATGGGCGCCCCCCTCGACGAAACCTCTCCCATCTACCAGATCACCGGGTTCGCCACCGACGACGTGGACGCCAAGTCGTCCGCCGTGGTGATCGACACCGTATTCAAACTTTGA